The Chitinophaga flava genome has a segment encoding these proteins:
- a CDS encoding IPT/TIG domain-containing protein translates to MKKIITYLFSLVLMVSIGLMEACKKNDQPIAIPLAVSSYYPNSGNAGTLVTILGTGLSAKGKVMFGDKAAEMLNFNDTSLVVRAPENGQTGKLTFVTADKTIEIGNYTYQSLSVHGFFPMNGSSGMQIRISGEGFGNTNSPAEVTINGISANVVSVSDTLIVAEVPEKAGSGPVKVVVNGKTSSGANFRFQSVTAIKPLTGGVGTKVTISGEGFDGAIAGNIVDFNGKAAKVLEASATKLVVEAPAGVASGPVAVTVNNQKTIGPAFTLVPPPTIASVTPLSGPKGLDMTINGTNFSTFPDENIVTINGTTVPVKTATANKLTLILPGGTGDGKVNIAVNDQKVEGPQFRDQNLGITVVNPATGLAGTKVTITGAGFSTVAAENIVTFNGVQATVESATETSLIVTTPASLTSGQLVVKRGTLEAQAPNEFFRAGVQTLFGGPGTGSFISYTSTSIAVDSKGNVYVASRSDATIRKITPDGQDAIWTGTLNVFGSKNGTLAEATFGSINSIVIDANDNMYVSESGSSNNIRKITPAGIVSTWKAGLSYSGQVFLNKAGEVYITQMYYGILKVHANGATEKIFGATASDVCRPTIDWAGNIYFLNDDYNPYLSLVPPAGAAIMQYIGQSSDGYQDGPRSSALLGSGLSGTLLDLEGNLLIWDKWNYSIRKYTLGNGEVTTMMKATSGYQDGSFDQAKFSAGIGGLAMGKDGSIYVLDINNAAVRKLFLR, encoded by the coding sequence ATGAAAAAGATCATCACATATTTATTCAGTCTCGTGCTGATGGTATCTATTGGTTTGATGGAAGCCTGTAAGAAGAACGACCAGCCAATAGCAATACCCCTTGCTGTCAGCAGCTACTACCCGAACAGTGGCAACGCAGGCACGCTGGTAACCATTCTGGGTACCGGCCTGTCGGCAAAAGGGAAGGTTATGTTTGGAGATAAGGCAGCTGAAATGCTGAACTTCAACGACACTTCCCTGGTGGTACGCGCACCGGAAAACGGGCAGACAGGCAAACTGACTTTTGTTACTGCTGATAAAACCATTGAGATCGGCAACTATACATACCAGAGCCTGAGTGTTCACGGCTTCTTCCCAATGAACGGCTCTTCGGGTATGCAGATAAGGATCAGTGGAGAAGGGTTTGGCAATACAAATTCCCCTGCTGAAGTGACCATCAATGGTATCAGCGCGAATGTTGTGAGTGTTAGTGATACGCTGATTGTGGCAGAAGTGCCGGAGAAGGCTGGTAGTGGCCCTGTAAAGGTAGTGGTGAATGGAAAGACATCTTCCGGTGCAAACTTTCGTTTTCAGTCGGTTACGGCGATCAAACCACTCACTGGTGGCGTCGGTACTAAAGTGACCATATCCGGCGAAGGTTTTGATGGCGCAATAGCCGGCAACATTGTTGATTTCAACGGTAAAGCGGCGAAAGTACTGGAAGCTTCAGCTACTAAACTTGTGGTGGAAGCGCCTGCAGGCGTAGCAAGCGGACCGGTAGCGGTTACCGTTAACAATCAGAAAACAATAGGTCCGGCGTTTACATTAGTACCGCCGCCTACTATTGCGTCTGTGACGCCGTTGAGCGGTCCTAAAGGTCTTGATATGACGATCAATGGTACTAACTTCAGTACTTTTCCTGATGAAAACATAGTAACGATCAATGGTACCACCGTTCCGGTGAAAACGGCTACTGCTAACAAACTTACGCTGATACTTCCTGGTGGAACCGGCGATGGTAAAGTGAATATAGCTGTGAATGACCAGAAAGTAGAGGGTCCGCAGTTTAGAGATCAGAATCTGGGTATCACGGTGGTAAACCCTGCTACCGGTCTTGCAGGTACGAAAGTAACCATCACCGGTGCCGGTTTCAGTACCGTAGCAGCTGAAAATATTGTGACCTTCAACGGCGTTCAGGCTACCGTGGAAAGCGCCACTGAAACATCCCTGATAGTCACCACTCCAGCCAGTCTTACTTCCGGTCAGTTGGTCGTAAAACGCGGCACATTGGAAGCACAGGCACCCAATGAGTTTTTCCGAGCGGGAGTACAAACATTGTTTGGTGGCCCGGGAACGGGTAGCTTTATCAGCTATACATCCACCAGTATTGCGGTAGATTCCAAAGGGAATGTATATGTGGCCAGTCGTTCTGACGCCACGATTCGTAAAATCACGCCTGATGGTCAGGATGCTATCTGGACAGGTACGCTTAATGTTTTTGGTAGCAAAAACGGCACGCTGGCAGAGGCAACCTTCGGTAGCATCAACAGTATTGTGATCGATGCAAATGATAACATGTATGTATCTGAAAGCGGTTCCAGTAATAATATCAGGAAGATTACGCCAGCGGGTATTGTTTCTACCTGGAAAGCAGGCCTGAGCTATTCAGGACAGGTATTCCTGAATAAGGCTGGTGAAGTATACATTACACAGATGTATTACGGTATCCTGAAAGTGCATGCAAATGGTGCCACAGAAAAAATATTTGGCGCCACCGCTTCAGATGTTTGCCGCCCTACCATTGACTGGGCAGGTAACATCTATTTTCTCAACGATGACTATAACCCGTATTTATCATTGGTTCCCCCTGCAGGAGCTGCTATCATGCAGTATATTGGTCAGTCATCCGACGGTTACCAGGATGGTCCGCGTTCGTCTGCCCTATTGGGTTCCGGCCTGTCAGGTACCCTGCTTGACCTGGAAGGAAATTTGTTGATTTGGGATAAATGGAACTATAGTATCCGTAAATACACCCTCGGCAATGGAGAGGTAACTACGATGATGAAAGCCACAAGTGGTTACCAGGACGGTAGCTTTGATCAGGCAAAATTCTCTGCAGGCATTGGCGGTTTGGCTATGGGTAAAGATGGCAGCATCTATGTACTTGATATCAATAACGCCGCAGTGCGCAAGTTATTCCTACGATAG